A stretch of the Enterobacter mori genome encodes the following:
- the ftsI gene encoding peptidoglycan glycosyltransferase FtsI, whose protein sequence is MTTGNFTPARFALLCFAIFCSLAFLLGRVAWLQIVKPDNLVKQEDMRSLREVAIDAPRGMIMDREGRPLAVSVPVRAVWADPKTVLAKGGVGFDDRWQALANALHLSLSTLSSRINSNPQGRFIYLARQVDPSQAQWIDKLNLPGINLRDESRRFYPAGHVAANLIGFTNIDGQGIEGVEKSFNTQLMGKPGVRQVREDRYGHVVENLTEVAPVPAHNIQLSIDERLQTITEDALDNAVAWNKAESGASVLINIQTGEILAMASYPDFNPNNREGATLNDFRNRAISDTFEPGSTVKPLVLMTALQQGLVQPDSVIDTHPYTLDGHRIRDVGYYPELTMTGILQKSSDTGVSRLSLAMPVQHLIDTYRNFGFGTNTGLGLTGESAGLLPQRKFWSQLDRATFAFGYGLMVTPLQLAHVYATIGGFGLERPLSITRIDPPVMGHRVMPEAIAHEVEHMMESVALPGGGGVKAAVRDYRVAVKTGTAKKIDDGGKYVDKYVAYTAGVAPASDPRFALVVVINDPQNGAYYGGAVSAPVFSEIMGNVLRLENVRPDGLPADSAHLIVMR, encoded by the coding sequence ATGACCACCGGAAACTTCACTCCGGCGCGTTTTGCTCTGCTTTGTTTTGCTATTTTTTGCAGTCTGGCTTTTTTGCTGGGACGGGTGGCCTGGCTGCAAATCGTTAAACCTGACAATCTGGTTAAGCAGGAGGACATGCGCTCGCTGCGTGAGGTCGCCATTGATGCTCCGCGCGGAATGATCATGGATCGCGAGGGAAGGCCGTTGGCGGTGAGCGTGCCTGTCCGGGCGGTATGGGCCGATCCTAAAACGGTACTGGCAAAAGGTGGCGTAGGGTTTGACGACCGCTGGCAGGCGCTGGCCAATGCGCTGCATCTCTCTCTGAGCACGCTGTCGTCGCGAATAAACAGCAATCCGCAGGGACGGTTTATTTACCTGGCCCGGCAGGTCGATCCTTCACAGGCGCAGTGGATCGACAAACTCAACCTGCCTGGCATTAATTTACGCGATGAATCCCGCCGCTTTTACCCTGCGGGACATGTGGCGGCCAATCTTATTGGCTTTACCAACATTGATGGGCAAGGAATTGAAGGTGTTGAGAAAAGTTTCAATACCCAGTTGATGGGCAAGCCTGGCGTCCGACAGGTGAGGGAAGACCGCTACGGGCACGTGGTTGAAAATCTGACGGAAGTTGCACCCGTACCTGCCCATAACATTCAGTTGAGTATTGATGAGCGTCTGCAGACTATCACCGAAGATGCGCTCGATAATGCGGTGGCGTGGAATAAAGCCGAGTCGGGGGCGTCGGTATTAATCAATATTCAGACGGGCGAAATTCTTGCGATGGCAAGCTATCCGGATTTTAACCCTAACAACCGGGAAGGGGCGACGTTAAACGATTTTCGTAATCGTGCGATCAGCGATACCTTCGAACCGGGTTCGACCGTCAAACCGCTGGTGCTGATGACGGCGCTGCAGCAGGGGCTGGTACAGCCGGACAGCGTGATTGACACCCACCCGTACACGCTTGATGGGCACCGTATCCGCGATGTGGGCTACTACCCGGAACTGACGATGACCGGCATTCTGCAAAAATCGAGCGATACGGGCGTATCACGCCTCTCTCTTGCGATGCCGGTCCAGCACCTCATCGATACCTACCGAAACTTTGGTTTCGGCACAAACACTGGCCTTGGCTTAACGGGGGAAAGTGCGGGGCTATTGCCACAGCGTAAATTCTGGAGCCAGCTCGACAGGGCGACGTTTGCATTCGGCTATGGCCTGATGGTTACGCCGCTTCAACTGGCGCATGTTTACGCCACTATCGGTGGCTTTGGTCTTGAGCGCCCACTCTCTATTACCCGCATTGATCCTCCCGTTATGGGGCACCGGGTGATGCCAGAGGCGATTGCGCATGAAGTCGAACATATGATGGAAAGCGTTGCACTGCCGGGTGGCGGCGGTGTTAAGGCCGCAGTGCGTGATTATCGCGTGGCGGTGAAAACCGGGACGGCGAAGAAGATTGATGACGGCGGGAAATATGTCGATAAATATGTCGCCTATACTGCTGGCGTTGCGCCTGCCAGCGATCCGCGCTTTGCGCTGGTGGTTGTCATTAACGATCCTCAAAACGGCGCCTACTACGGCGGTGCCGTCTCCG
- the cspE gene encoding transcription antiterminator/RNA stability regulator CspE: protein MAKIKGQVKWFNESKGFGFITPADGSKDVFVHFSAIQGNGFKTLAEGQNVEFEIQDGQKGPAAVNVTAI, encoded by the coding sequence ATGGCAAAGATTAAAGGTCAAGTTAAGTGGTTCAACGAGTCTAAAGGTTTTGGTTTCATTACTCCTGCTGACGGCAGCAAAGATGTGTTCGTACACTTCTCTGCAATCCAGGGTAATGGCTTCAAAACTCTGGCTGAAGGCCAGAACGTTGAGTTCGAAATTCAGGACGGCCAGAAAGGCCCAGCTGCAGTTAACGTAACTGCTATCTGA
- a CDS encoding DUF2627 domain-containing protein: MCGIFSKEVLSKHVVVEYRFSAEPYISASCSNVSVLSQSSLRAKKTL, from the coding sequence ATGTGTGGCATTTTCAGTAAAGAAGTCCTGAGTAAACACGTTGTCGTTGAATACCGCTTCTCTGCCGAACCTTATATTAGTGCCTCATGCAGTAATGTCTCAGTTTTATCTCAGTCAAGCCTGCGGGCTAAGAAAACACTCTAA
- a CDS encoding MBL fold metallo-hydrolase codes for MVWKNPWYDPSRLHHTPNGFRNTTSVGHQPGDVERWRKARKAAGLPKPPALGYDDFIRQWWQPVELDQPQGDGVWWLGHASLLVQMDGNTILTDPVFSRRASPLPFAGPLRKTPPALSVEQLAQLDAVVISHNHYDHLDDATIRRILKRFPDVMLFVPLGLADWFRRRGARHIVQLDWWQSMTWQGITLTAVPAQHWSMRTPWNRNRSLWCGWVFEGRKHRFWFSGDTGYSPELLSIPERLGKIDAAALPIGAYAPEWFMAVHHMDPQSAVALWQQLGQPLAFPIHWGVFELADESLDEPVQALTQALNNVAPVNNSFMILKIGEYLSF; via the coding sequence GTGGTCTGGAAAAATCCCTGGTATGACCCCTCCCGGCTCCATCACACGCCGAATGGCTTTCGCAATACCACATCTGTAGGACATCAGCCCGGCGATGTTGAGCGCTGGCGTAAGGCGCGGAAAGCGGCAGGTTTACCTAAACCGCCTGCGCTGGGTTATGACGATTTCATACGCCAGTGGTGGCAACCGGTCGAACTGGACCAGCCACAAGGCGACGGCGTCTGGTGGCTTGGACACGCGAGTCTGCTGGTGCAGATGGATGGCAACACCATTCTGACCGACCCGGTCTTTTCACGACGCGCTTCTCCGCTTCCTTTTGCCGGACCGCTGCGAAAAACACCTCCTGCACTGTCTGTTGAACAACTTGCGCAGCTTGATGCTGTGGTTATCTCGCATAATCACTACGATCATCTCGACGATGCAACCATTCGCCGTATCCTGAAGCGTTTTCCAGACGTAATGCTGTTTGTTCCTTTAGGTCTGGCAGACTGGTTTCGCCGTCGCGGAGCCAGGCACATCGTACAACTCGACTGGTGGCAGAGCATGACCTGGCAGGGAATTACCCTGACAGCCGTTCCGGCGCAGCACTGGAGTATGCGTACCCCCTGGAACCGGAATCGATCCTTATGGTGTGGTTGGGTCTTTGAGGGACGAAAGCACCGCTTTTGGTTCAGCGGTGATACGGGCTATTCGCCGGAGTTGTTATCGATACCCGAACGTTTGGGTAAAATTGACGCCGCCGCGTTGCCGATTGGCGCGTATGCACCAGAATGGTTCATGGCGGTCCATCATATGGACCCGCAGTCTGCCGTGGCGTTATGGCAGCAGCTCGGCCAACCCCTGGCCTTTCCCATCCATTGGGGCGTGTTTGAACTGGCAGATGAATCCCTTGATGAACCAGTCCAGGCGTTAACTCAGGCACTTAATAATGTAGCACCGGTTAATAATTCCTTCATGATACTGAAAATTGGCGAATATTTATCCTTTTAA
- a CDS encoding YebO family protein yields the protein MGELMNSGLLNLASLMVSLVILVAGLVIWFFVNRASSRTNEQIELLEALLDQQKRQNALLRRLCEANEPEEKEAPKEAVVADKEDEDDFIRLVAER from the coding sequence ATGGGTGAGTTAATGAATTCAGGGCTGCTAAATCTGGCATCCCTGATGGTCTCGTTGGTTATTCTTGTCGCAGGGCTGGTCATTTGGTTTTTCGTCAACCGTGCCAGCTCGCGCACGAACGAGCAAATTGAGTTGCTTGAAGCGCTGCTCGATCAGCAAAAGCGCCAAAATGCGCTGCTGCGCCGTCTGTGCGAAGCAAACGAACCAGAAGAGAAAGAAGCCCCTAAAGAAGCGGTCGTTGCAGACAAAGAAGATGAAGACGACTTTATCCGTCTGGTGGCTGAACGATAA
- the mgrB gene encoding PhoP/PhoQ regulator MgrB, whose amino-acid sequence MKKIRWVILVIVLVACVVLWTQTINVMCDQDVQFFSGVCAINQFIPW is encoded by the coding sequence GTGAAAAAAATACGCTGGGTAATTCTGGTTATCGTGTTGGTGGCATGTGTGGTGCTGTGGACACAGACTATCAACGTGATGTGCGATCAGGATGTACAGTTTTTTAGCGGCGTTTGCGCAATCAACCAGTTTATTCCGTGGTAA
- a CDS encoding YobH family protein, whose amino-acid sequence MHLIIRTIIALAVLWTGLLLTGYGVLVGSTENAAGLGIKCKYLTAQGMSTAQYIHSDSGIIGLTNCPVLRKSSVVIDNG is encoded by the coding sequence ATGCATTTAATCATTCGGACTATTATTGCACTGGCCGTTCTCTGGACTGGCCTTCTGTTAACCGGATATGGCGTGCTTGTGGGGAGCACCGAGAACGCCGCAGGATTAGGTATCAAGTGTAAATATCTGACTGCCCAGGGCATGAGTACCGCGCAGTATATCCACTCGGACAGTGGGATCATCGGTTTGACCAACTGCCCAGTCCTGCGTAAATCGTCCGTTGTGATTGATAATGGCTAA
- the kdgR gene encoding DNA-binding transcriptional regulator KdgR — protein MAIADLDKQPDSVSSVLKVFGILQALGEEREIGITELSQRVMMSKSTVYRFLQTMKSLGYVAQEGESEKYSLTLKLFELGARALQNVDLIRSADIQMRELSRLTKETVHLGALDEDSIVYIHKIDSMYNLRMYSRIGRRNPLYSTAIGKVLLAWRDREEVEQILSGVEYKRSTERTITTTDELLAVLDKVREQGYGEDNEEQEEGLRCIGVPVFDRFGVVIAGLSISFPTLRFSEERLHEYVAILHTAARKISEQMGYNDYPF, from the coding sequence ATGGCAATTGCAGATTTGGATAAGCAGCCAGATTCTGTTTCTTCCGTGCTGAAGGTGTTTGGCATCTTACAGGCGCTCGGAGAAGAGCGTGAAATTGGTATTACAGAGTTGTCGCAGCGTGTGATGATGTCGAAAAGCACCGTTTATCGCTTTTTGCAAACCATGAAGTCACTGGGCTATGTTGCGCAGGAAGGCGAATCTGAAAAATACTCGCTGACGCTGAAGCTGTTCGAACTGGGTGCCCGTGCCCTGCAAAACGTTGATCTGATCCGCAGTGCGGATATTCAAATGCGCGAACTTTCTCGTCTGACAAAAGAAACTGTCCACCTTGGCGCACTGGATGAGGACAGCATTGTTTACATCCATAAAATTGATTCTATGTATAACCTGCGCATGTATTCGCGCATTGGTCGCCGTAACCCGCTCTACAGTACCGCCATTGGTAAAGTACTGCTGGCATGGCGCGACCGTGAAGAGGTGGAACAGATCCTCTCTGGCGTAGAATACAAACGCAGCACGGAGCGCACCATCACCACCACTGATGAGCTATTAGCGGTGCTGGATAAAGTGCGTGAGCAGGGATACGGGGAAGATAACGAAGAACAGGAAGAAGGGCTGCGTTGCATTGGCGTACCTGTGTTCGACCGCTTCGGTGTTGTTATTGCCGGCCTGAGTATCTCATTCCCGACGCTGCGCTTCTCCGAAGAACGACTGCATGAGTACGTGGCTATTCTTCATACCGCCGCGCGTAAAATCTCTGAGCAGATGGGCTATAACGATTATCCGTTTTAA
- a CDS encoding MFS transporter → MQKILSDGLPLPQRYGAIATIIIGISMAVLDGAIANVALPTIASDLQASPASSIWIVNAYQIAIVVSLLSFSFLGDMFGYRRVYQCGLMVFTLTSLFCALSDSLHTLTIARIAQGFGGAALMSVNTALIRLIYPQRHLGRGMGINSFIVAVSSAAGPTIAAAILSVASWQWLFAINVPLGIVAIVFALRYLPGNGPKSTMPRFDLPSAVMNALTFGLLITALSGFAQGQSLALTGAELAALLVVGFFFVRRQLALPVPLLPVDLLRIPLFSLSICTSICSFCAQMLALVSLPFFLQSVVGRSEVETGLLLTPWPLATMVMAPLAGYLIERVHAGLLGAIGLAVMATGLFALALLPSSPTDLDIIWRMILCGAGFGLFQSPNNHTIITSAPPHRSGGASGMLGTARLLGQSTGAALVALMFNLAGQNGNHVALLTAGFLATLAGIISGLRIAQPGVKA, encoded by the coding sequence ATGCAAAAAATCCTTTCCGATGGTCTGCCTTTGCCCCAGCGTTACGGCGCTATTGCGACGATTATCATCGGCATTTCCATGGCCGTTCTCGACGGTGCCATTGCTAACGTTGCCCTGCCAACAATTGCCAGCGATCTGCAGGCCTCCCCCGCCAGTTCAATCTGGATCGTCAACGCTTACCAGATAGCTATTGTGGTTTCGCTGCTCTCATTCTCTTTTCTGGGCGACATGTTCGGCTATCGCCGGGTTTATCAGTGCGGGCTGATGGTTTTTACCCTGACCTCACTCTTCTGCGCCCTTTCAGATTCGCTGCACACCCTGACGATAGCCCGTATTGCCCAGGGTTTTGGCGGCGCGGCGCTAATGAGCGTCAACACCGCGCTGATCCGCTTAATCTACCCTCAGCGCCATTTAGGGCGCGGTATGGGAATCAACTCCTTTATTGTCGCGGTCTCTTCTGCCGCCGGACCGACTATTGCGGCGGCCATTCTTTCTGTCGCCTCCTGGCAATGGCTTTTCGCCATCAACGTGCCGCTTGGCATCGTCGCGATCGTTTTTGCCCTGCGCTATCTCCCTGGTAATGGCCCGAAAAGCACCATGCCCCGCTTTGATCTGCCCAGTGCGGTAATGAATGCCCTAACCTTTGGCCTGCTGATCACTGCTCTGAGCGGGTTTGCTCAGGGTCAGTCGTTAGCGCTTACCGGCGCAGAACTTGCCGCTCTGCTGGTTGTAGGCTTTTTCTTTGTGCGTCGCCAGCTTGCACTGCCGGTACCATTGTTGCCGGTAGACCTGCTGCGTATTCCCCTTTTTTCACTCTCTATTTGCACCTCGATCTGTTCGTTCTGTGCCCAGATGCTGGCGCTGGTTTCCCTGCCCTTCTTCCTGCAGAGTGTGGTCGGTCGTTCTGAGGTTGAAACCGGGCTGCTGTTAACGCCATGGCCGCTGGCGACGATGGTGATGGCCCCGCTGGCCGGGTATTTGATCGAACGCGTGCATGCCGGACTGCTGGGTGCAATCGGGCTGGCAGTGATGGCAACCGGCTTGTTTGCCCTGGCTCTGCTTCCCTCATCGCCTACGGATCTGGATATTATCTGGCGCATGATCCTGTGCGGTGCGGGTTTTGGTCTGTTCCAGTCGCCAAACAATCACACCATTATCACTTCCGCACCGCCCCATCGCAGCGGGGGAGCCAGCGGCATGCTCGGCACGGCGCGCCTGCTGGGCCAAAGTACCGGTGCTGCACTGGTTGCGCTGATGTTTAACCTTGCCGGGCAGAATGGTAACCACGTTGCGCTCCTGACCGCAGGGTTCCTTGCTACCCTCGCGGGCATAATTAGCGGACTTCGGATCGCCCAGCCCGGCGTGAAGGCATAA
- the htpX gene encoding protease HtpX — protein sequence MMRIALFLLTNLAVMVVFGLVLSLTGIQSSSVQGLLIMALLFGFGGSFISLLMSKWMALKSVGGEVIEQPRNDMEQWLMSTVAQQSKQAGIAMPQVAIYHAPDINAFATGARRDASLVAVSTGLLQNMSRDEAEAVIAHEISHIANGDMVTMTLIQGVVNTFVIFISRILAQIAAGFMGGNRDEGEESNGNPLIYFAVSMVLELVFGILASIITMWFSRHREFHADAGSAKLVGREKMIAALQRLKTSYEPQEASSMMAFCINGKSKSLSELFMSHPPLDKRIEALRSGEYLK from the coding sequence ATGATGCGAATCGCGCTCTTCCTGCTCACCAACCTGGCGGTTATGGTGGTATTCGGGCTGGTGCTAAGCCTGACAGGAATTCAGTCGAGCAGCGTTCAGGGTCTGTTGATTATGGCGCTGCTGTTTGGTTTTGGTGGCTCATTCATCTCACTGCTGATGTCGAAGTGGATGGCGCTGAAATCAGTCGGTGGTGAAGTTATCGAGCAGCCGCGTAATGATATGGAACAGTGGCTGATGAGCACGGTGGCTCAGCAGTCAAAGCAGGCAGGCATCGCGATGCCTCAGGTTGCTATTTACCATGCACCGGACATTAACGCCTTCGCAACGGGGGCACGTCGAGATGCGTCTCTGGTTGCCGTCAGCACCGGTCTGCTGCAGAACATGAGCCGTGACGAAGCCGAAGCGGTTATCGCTCACGAAATCAGCCATATCGCGAACGGTGATATGGTAACCATGACCCTGATTCAGGGCGTGGTGAACACCTTCGTGATCTTCATCTCTCGTATCCTGGCGCAAATCGCGGCAGGCTTTATGGGGGGCAACCGCGACGAAGGTGAAGAGAGCAACGGCAACCCGCTGATCTATTTCGCTGTTTCGATGGTACTTGAGCTGGTGTTCGGTATTCTGGCAAGCATCATTACCATGTGGTTCTCACGTCACCGTGAATTCCACGCGGATGCGGGCTCTGCAAAACTGGTAGGGCGTGAGAAAATGATTGCTGCGCTGCAGCGTCTGAAGACCAGCTACGAGCCGCAGGAAGCGAGCAGCATGATGGCCTTCTGCATTAACGGTAAATCGAAATCACTCAGTGAGCTCTTTATGTCTCACCCGCCGCTCGATAAACGTATCGAAGCGCTGCGCAGTGGCGAATACCTGAAGTAA
- the prc gene encoding carboxy terminal-processing peptidase, whose protein sequence is MNTFFKLTALAGLFAITGHAFAVDDITRVDQIPVLKEETQHATVSERVTSRFTRSHYRQFDLDQAFSAKIFDRYLNLLDYSHNVLLASDVEQFAKRKSDVGDELRSGKLDLFYDLYNLSQKRRFERYQYALKVLERPMDFTGNDTFNLDRSKAPWPKDEAELNALWDAKVKYDELSLKLTGKDEKEIRETLNRRYKFAIRRLAQTNSEDVFSLAMTAFAHEIDPHTNYLSPRNTEQFNTEMSLSLEGIGAVLQMDDDYTLINSMVAGGPASKSKAISVGDRIVGVGQTGQNMVDVIGWRLDDVVALIKGPKGSKVRLEILPAGKGTKTRIVTLTRERIRLEDRAVKMSVKTVGKEKVGVLDIPGFYVGLTDDVKVQLQKLEKQNVSSVIIDLRSNGGGALTEAVSLSGLFIPSGPVVQVRDNNGKVREDADTDGVVYYKGPLVVLVDRFSASASEIFAAAMQDYGRALIVGEPTFGKGTVQQYRSLNRIYDQMLRPEWPALGSVQYTIQKFYRVNGGSTQRKGVTPDIMMPTGTEETETGEKFEDNALPWDSINAATFVKSGDMTQFGPALLKDHNERIVKDPEFQYILKDIARFNALKAKRNIVSLNYAQREKENNEDDATRLARINDRFKREGKPLLKKLDDLPKDYQEPDPYLDETVHIALDLANLEKEKPAVQPAPAK, encoded by the coding sequence ATGAACACTTTTTTTAAGCTCACCGCGCTGGCGGGCCTGTTTGCTATAACAGGTCACGCCTTCGCTGTGGACGATATTACGCGTGTTGATCAAATTCCGGTATTGAAGGAAGAGACGCAGCACGCGACGGTGAGTGAGCGCGTGACGTCGCGCTTTACTCGTTCGCACTATCGTCAGTTCGATCTCGATCAGGCCTTTTCGGCCAAAATCTTCGACCGTTATCTGAACTTGCTGGATTACAGCCATAACGTATTGCTGGCCAGCGACGTCGAACAGTTCGCTAAACGTAAATCCGACGTGGGTGACGAACTGCGCTCCGGTAAGCTGGATCTGTTCTACGATCTGTATAATTTATCGCAAAAGCGTCGTTTTGAACGTTATCAATACGCGCTGAAAGTGCTGGAACGTCCAATGGACTTTACCGGCAACGACACTTTCAATCTGGATCGCAGCAAAGCGCCATGGCCGAAAGACGAAGCCGAGCTGAATGCGCTGTGGGACGCAAAAGTTAAATATGACGAACTGAGCCTCAAGCTCACCGGCAAAGACGAGAAAGAAATTCGTGAGACCTTAAACCGTCGCTACAAATTTGCCATCCGTCGCCTGGCGCAGACCAACAGCGAAGATGTGTTCTCCCTGGCAATGACGGCGTTCGCCCACGAAATCGATCCGCATACCAACTACCTCTCCCCACGTAATACTGAGCAGTTTAATACCGAAATGAGCCTGTCTCTGGAAGGTATTGGCGCAGTGTTGCAGATGGACGATGACTATACCCTGATCAACTCCATGGTGGCAGGTGGCCCTGCTTCCAAAAGCAAAGCAATTAGCGTAGGCGACCGCATTGTCGGTGTTGGTCAAACCGGACAGAACATGGTCGATGTGATCGGCTGGCGTCTGGACGATGTGGTTGCGCTGATTAAAGGGCCGAAAGGTAGCAAAGTTCGCCTGGAAATTCTGCCTGCAGGGAAAGGGACGAAAACCCGTATTGTTACTCTGACGCGCGAACGCATTCGTCTTGAAGACCGTGCCGTTAAAATGTCGGTGAAAACTGTCGGTAAAGAGAAAGTCGGTGTTCTGGATATCCCTGGCTTCTACGTTGGTCTGACCGACGACGTGAAAGTGCAGTTGCAGAAGTTGGAAAAACAGAACGTCAGCAGCGTGATCATCGATCTGCGCAGCAACGGCGGTGGGGCGCTGACCGAAGCGGTTTCCCTGTCGGGTCTGTTTATTCCGTCTGGCCCGGTTGTTCAGGTTCGTGATAACAACGGTAAAGTGCGTGAAGATGCCGATACCGATGGTGTGGTCTATTACAAAGGTCCGCTGGTGGTGTTAGTCGATCGCTTCAGTGCGTCTGCTTCTGAGATCTTTGCCGCGGCAATGCAGGACTATGGCCGTGCGCTTATCGTCGGCGAGCCGACCTTTGGTAAAGGCACCGTTCAGCAATACCGCTCTCTGAACCGTATTTACGATCAGATGCTGCGCCCGGAATGGCCTGCACTGGGCTCTGTTCAGTACACCATTCAAAAGTTTTATCGCGTGAATGGCGGCAGTACGCAACGTAAAGGCGTGACGCCGGATATCATGATGCCAACGGGCACCGAAGAGACCGAAACGGGCGAGAAGTTTGAAGATAACGCGCTGCCGTGGGATAGCATCAATGCTGCGACGTTCGTGAAATCTGGCGACATGACTCAATTTGGTCCTGCGTTGCTGAAAGACCATAACGAACGCATCGTGAAAGATCCTGAATTCCAGTACATCCTGAAGGACATTGCGCGTTTCAATGCCCTGAAGGCGAAACGGAACATTGTTTCTCTCAATTACGCTCAGCGTGAAAAAGAGAACAATGAGGATGACGCAACGCGTCTGGCGCGTATCAACGATCGCTTCAAACGTGAAGGTAAGCCTCTGCTCAAAAAACTGGACGATCTGCCAAAAGATTACCAGGAGCCGGATCCGTATCTGGACGAGACGGTGCATATCGCCCTCGACCTGGCGAATCTGGAGAAAGAGAAACCTGCGGTGCAACCGGCACCTGCAAAATAA